Within the Meriones unguiculatus strain TT.TT164.6M chromosome 2, Bangor_MerUng_6.1, whole genome shotgun sequence genome, the region gagaagagaactAAGCTACAAACAATTCTGCAGAATCCATCCAGCCTTCAGCTAAGGGGAGGTGGAGATGCTGCCGAAGCAGGCAGGCTCTGCGTGGCATACCACGTGGATTTGTGTCTCTTACCTGGGCCTTCTTTATAGTTTAGCCCCCACCCCCGTGGGCCTCGGCTCAGCAGCCCGCATACTCCCGCCATCCCATGCACACTCCCACTTTCTCCTAAAAAAAACCTTAAGTCTCATAGAACCTGCTAATCTGCTGATATGATTATGCCCCTGCCTTTTAGCATCTAAAAATCAATACCAATGTTAAACCTAACCTGTTCTCTATTACTGGCATTAAGAgccaggaaagggaggggaagaataGCTGGCTTTATTTGGTacttgggagagagagaagggggtgaTGGGTTGTGTTCCCTAGAGTCCACGCTGGCTTTCTTCTTAGCGTATCTCaccaaggaaaggaagaggtaaCAGAATTCTGAGGATGAGGGCAGAGAAGGATCTAGCATTATTGATAACTCACAGGTATTACAGAGTAGGATTCAGTTTTGATGTGAACCTAGTTTTTCTACTAGTTAAAATTTCTTTCTGTTATTattgtggtgcatgcctataatacTAGCAtttaggagatggaggcaggaggttaAGGAGTTTTGAGTCATCTTTGGCAAAGTTCAAGAATACCCTGGGACCATGAGACCTTGCCTCCAAAAATAAAAGCCTTCGATTTTATGGTAATATATCCTCCCCCTGACCCCcgagataaggtttctctctgtagccctggctgtcctggaactcgctctgtagatcaggctggccttgaactcacagcgatccacctgtttctgcctcctgagttctggaattaaggGTGTGTTCCACTACTCCCTGGCTCTAAtttgaatttatatatatttgtttggaACCTTGAAAGCAATTCTTTTTGGAAGTGATCTGAACAGTGTTctagttttaaattaaattattgtaATAAGGTAGAAATCCCAAGCCCTCTTTATAGTTGGGCTAATGAGTATGACTTTAGGCAAGCTTCCCTGTCTAGTGACATGAAAACTGTAATGTGTGGTTGCATTTCTTTTAGCTCCGACACTCAGTGAAACTCCTGATTTGTagctgagcaaggaaggctggggTAGTATGAAGCTGAGGAGCTCGTTCCCATTTCTGCTTAACACTTGTATATGCTCCCTTCCAGGTAGCAATGGGCTTCTTTCAAGTGGGTTTTGTCTCTGTCTACCTCTCAGACGCCTTGCTGAGTGGGTTTGTCACTGGTGCCTCCTTCACCATTCTCACATCTCAGGCCAAGTACCTCCTTGGGCTGAGCCTTCCTCGAAGTAATGGTGTAGGCTCAGTCATCACTACCTGGATCCACATCTTCAGAAACATCCATAAGACCAATGTCTGTGATCTTATCACCAGCCTTTTGTGTTTCTTGGTCCTTCTGCCAACCAAAGAACTCAATGAACACTTCAAGTCCCGGCTCAAGGCACCAATTCCAATCGAACTCATTGTCGTTGTGGCAGCCACATTAGCGTCTCATTTTGGAAAACTAAATGAGAATTACAATTCCAGTATTGCTGGGAAAATTCCCACTGGGTTTATGCCACCTAAAGCGCCTGACTGGAGCCTAGTTCCTAATGTGGCTGTAGATGCAATAGCTATTTCTATCATTGGTTTTGCTATCACTGTATCACTTTCTGAGATGTTTGCCAAGAAACATGGCTACACAGTCAAAGCAAATCAAGAAATGTATGCCATTGGCTTTTGCAATATCATACCTTCCTTCTTCCACTGCATAACTACTAGTGCAGCTCTTGCAAAGACACTGGTTAAAGAGTCAACAGGCTGCCAGACCCAGCTGTCGGCTATAGTGACAGCCCTTGTTCTTCTTTTGGTTCTTCTGGTAATAGCTCCTTTATTCTATTCCCTTCAGAAATGTGTCCTTGCTGTGATCACTATTGTAAACCTCCGGGGTGCCCTTCTTAAGTTTAGGGACCTCCCGAAGATGTGGAGGCTCAGCAGAATGGACACAGTGATCTGGGTCGTCACTATGCTGTCCTCTGCTCTGCTAAGCACTGAAATCGGCCTGCTTGTTGGGGTTTGTTTCTCTATGTTTTGTGTGATCCTCCGTACTCAGAAGCCAAAGTTTTCACTGCTTGGTGTGGAAGAAGAGTCTGAAACCTTTGAATCAATTTCCGCCTACAAGAACCTTCAGACTCAGCCAGGCATCAAGGTTTTCCGCTTTATAGCCCCTCTCTACTACATAAACAAAGAATGCTTTAAGTCAGCTTTGTACAAAAAAACTCTAAACCCAGTCTTGGTAAAGGCAGCTTGGAAGAAGGCAGCAAAGAGGAGACTCAAAGAGGAAACAGTGACTTTCAGTGGGATCCCCGATGATGTTTCAGTGCAGCTTTCCCATGATCCCTTGGAGCTGCACACTGTTGTGATTGACTGCAGTGCAATAGAGTTTTTAGATACAGCAGGGATCAACACACTGAAAGAAGTTCGCCGGGATTATGAAGCTGTTGGTATTCAAGTTTTATTGGCTCAATGCAATCCTTCTGTGAAGGATTCCTTGACCAGAGGAGAATACtgcaaaaaggaagaagaaaatcttCTCTTCTACAGTTTGTCTGAAGCAGTGGCTTTTGCAGTGgactctcagaagcagaaaggagtGTGTGTTCTCAATGGTCTGAGTCTTTCTGGTGACTGAGAAAGGTAATAAAAGGAAGAAGAGTATCTTGCCAGTTTCAGTGTGCAACATTTTCTACTGTGAAAAGAGATAGTGGTGCACACTTGAAATAGTTCTCCTTTGAAGCTAATAACTTTTTTAGATTCTCACCTGCAGTAAAATAATTGGGTGGaatcaaaaagaaaatgttgtgGCTTCAGGCTTTCATGGAGGTAAGCATTTTGGGGGTACAATAAACAACTGTAAAGCAGACCCCAAACTTAACCACCTTACCTTAGAGACTGTACATCTGAACTGTCCTCCAGCAGGCAGAGGTAAAGTTGGAGTTTGGTTTACACACAATGGAGCCTTTGCTTGGCTCTGGTAGTCGAGAAGCATGAAGCATGAGGGCCTAGCAAGACATTTCTGTCCCtattggtgtttttcttttttctttttctttttttttttttctattggtgTTTCTGCCCAGACAGCAGCAAGATCACTGGCTGATTGCTGGAAGTcacatctttcttcttcttcattcagGAACTATGGCATAGTCTCATAAGAGAATCTGACCCTCACAGCTAGCCTGATATTGTACAGAACCCTCACTGTAGACATCAGATGTATCAGGCATGCCTTTTTATAGGACAGGCAGGTAAAAAGCGACTTCAAAATCAGAATGGCAGTGGAAGTCTTTGTCTTTGCTTCACCTCCATCGTTATTTCTGAGAATTTGTCTACTGTTAAGCTCCTTTTCACCACTGACTTATTCTGGTGCTTTTCCCTGAAATCTGTCTTAAGTTGGCGTTTTTGAACATCAGTGGCAGTAGTGTCAGGGAAAGCATAATATTGATTCGGCAGCTTCTCACAGCACTGTAAATGGGCTTGTGGTGCACATTCAAGAAGatattgcaaaaaaataaaataaaaaaagaataaatgagttCCCCTTTTAAAATGCCACCACTATGACCAACCTACCACAGTAGTTTTTTAGCAAGGATTTGTTGGGGCTTGGTAGTCTTTCTTAAATAGAAGTGGCTGTTTGTAGAAGACTAGGGGTGATAGAGTGCTTCCAAAAGGACATCCATAATTATTTTGCAATGGTTGTGAGAACAGTGTTGATGCTTAAGTAAACATCAACAAGTATTGCCACACACCCTGTTGTTATACAATAGATACTGATACCAGTGGCCAGTTTTAACTTGTATGCAGGAGGTCTTGGGACTTTCATAGAGCCCTAGCTTTACTGGGGGCCATAGGCTATGAATTGAGTAGTTTCTTCAGAAAAAGACTCTTCCAAATAAGGATACAGGACTAACTTTCATGAGATTAAAATATTTGGCCAAGTCATTAAAGTaacaatttctaaaatataaaatcattttttagCCTGTTCTTATGTGCcaaacaattttaaatatttatgggaAGCAAACTCTATGCAATGAACCTAATGAAGTAGAATGCTTTTAaagattttacacacacacacacacacacacacacactccaaaaacTGCCCCTGTTGTTTTTCTATTGAAGGAATACCTTTCAATGATCATAATGAAAGTTTCAGAGTAAGCTGggtgctgtggcacatgccttaatcccagcactcagggaggtagaggcaggtaggtctctgtgagttcgaggccagcctgctttacaaagtgagtccaggccagccaaggctacacagagaaaccatgtcttgaaaaacaaaacaaaagttttagTTGAAAATGTGGATTTCTGGTTGTTACATTGATAAAATCCACATTGCTGAGGATTTTGACATCCCTCGTGAACTCCGTCTTAGAATTTCAGAAATGCTAACTGCTGCTTGcttgttcttttctctctctagCTTTATGAGTAAGTGTAAAATCACTCTGTTCTAGTCAATTTTTAAAATCCCTCTTGTCCTTTCCTCAAGCCGTGTTGGAATTAAGACTGTTACAAGTGTTTAATACTTAGTGACAAACCAGCAGGTACGTGTTTAGCAGTGGCTGGAGAGACGCTCAGGAGTCAgaagtacttgctgttcttggagccaagttcagttcccagcacccacattaggcagctcacaacaacctgtaactgtagctccaagggatctgacctTCTCCGGACTCCTGTGGgagacacacaagcacatgcatgcacatttttttaaagcacatgATTAAGATAACTCTATAGTCTATTCAACACCAGCATAGAAAAAGAATTTTAGTTCAGTATTTAGAAATTGTTTGCCCTTTGCTGACATGTAAGTTCACAGTGTGGCTCTAATCGGTTCTGGAGTTTTACACATGCATTAGCAAATTCTCGAGTTATGTTGTGGTTTGTGTTTGTCAGGACCCTGCTGTTAACAGCCATTTAAAAGAACACGATTGCACTAGAATCTGTTGCCTCTGCCTGATTTGGGTTGACACCTTCCCCACATCAAACATTAAAATTGATTTTGATTGTTGATATTTGAAGGAATCAAATCTAGAACCAAAGACTAATTTACCATCAcaactgaaaacaacaacaaacgcTATTTTCACTTGCTTTTTAATGCTTTGTACATGTTCAGAAAAGTTATCTTGCTCACTCTGaacatgtaaaatattttctgacTGTTTACAGAGATGTAGAACCCTAAATGTTGTTAAATGGCTATCATTTAATTGAAATACACAGTGGACATGTCTCTATTTTATGACAAGGccttatgtagcacaggctggcttcaagcatGTTAAGTAGCAGAGAATGACTGTGAGCTattggtcttcctgcctccacctccatgtGCTAGGGTAACAGGTGGGTAAAGATGCAGTGTGCTAGTGTGTATGCAGACCTGCTATACAAAGAACAGCTCTAAGAGTAAAAAGGTAGATCACTGAAAACTCTTATCTGACCAGAAAGAAACAGACGTGGCTAGACAGGGCCCCTGTCCAGGCAAACCCTAGAGTAGTCAGGATTCAGAAGCACACCTCTAAGAGCAAAGTCAGAAATAGGCTCTGTTTCTAAAAGGGGAGAATCCCAGTTTCACCAAAGCTCCAAAGAGCTAAGAATCACAATTCTCAGGTTGTAGCCAAAGTGTGGCTACAAGTCTGGGTGGGCCTACTCAGGAATGCTGTTCTTCTCTGTGAGCCGCAGTGCCTTCTGCATCTCAGACAGGGTAAGACTGACAGGTGCCTAGTTAATTTTAAGCAGGGTCAGTGGAAGAGGTACGATGGATACAAAGTTTCCAGCACAGCTAATAGCGGAGACTGCATGGAGGTGATAGATGAGTTCATTAGACTAATGCTCCGGGCTACATTCTAGCCAAAACAGTGATCCTTTGTGGAGGTGTTCCTGATAGTTGAGCATTTAAGAACACATTGCCAGGATTAATCCCAGTGTGCAACATACAAAAAGGAGTGCAGCCGACTTGGGGATTGCCCTCAAGTCACTTCATGGTCAAGTCTCTTCATTTACAGTGATGGTTTCCAGCTCTGTAGACTCCATTTTTTCTTGTAGGTACTGACAGAGGTGAGCTGAAGGCACTCTGCATGGAAATAAATGCTTCTTAAGATATCCCCAAATGTCTGGGAATCAGTGTCCCAGAGGGGACTTAGAAATGCTTTGTGGAGAGTATTTGAGCTGACATCTGACTGAGGCTTCAGCTGGAGGCAGTGCCACTCTGGTATATCAGGCAAGATTGATCATACAGAAAAGTGGAATTCTCCAATTGATAAGAGTTAAATTTTTGCCTCaattgttgttcttttgtgttcTTCCTCTGGAAACTTTTCTTAATTCTAGTGATGCTTTAAATTGAACTTGGACTTTGAATTAGGTTGTGGGAAGAGTGAATGCTACTTAGAAAGCTGTTAGATTCACAGTGGGCTTGATGATTTGTGCGGCACTTGGAGGCCAGAATAAGAGGATTGAGTTTTGAGGTCGATCTGAGATAATTGGTGAGACATTgccaaaggaaggaaaaagaaacctaGCTAGCTATTGGAGACCCATTTGTCCTCCAACTCTTTTTTTGTATAAAGATTTTAGATAATCATGGATCATAGTAAATTTGGGTGCTACATTTAAGCCTGAAAATTATAATGGAACAGGACAAAACAGTACACCAGCTGACTTGTTATGGACTATATCATAAAGTAAAATACAACTGAATTACTCTTTTAAATAGTAACTTAGAAATGGAGGCTTTAGATGTAGAAAGGGGCATTTTTAATAAGGTAATTTTTATAAtgttaagaattattttttaacaaaagtATTTtgtaactgaaattttaaaataaacctgTTAAATACAATTAGAAATTCAAATAAACATTTCATTCGATTTTTGATTATGTATTTTCACCTTATGATTTAGTTTAAAATAAGAATGTGCTGAAGGGTGCAGACTGGAaaatgagggcatcagatctttttattggagacacTGTAGTCTAAGACTGTCATAGCTGCTAGGTTAGGAATCTGAAACTTGTATAAATTTATTCTGGGGACGATCCTGCATTTTGTACCTCATCCCTAGCAAGAAACACAGAACCAAATAGATGTTTCCTCCCCTTTAATGCAAATCATTTAGGAAACTGGGCTCTGAGTCCCGATGCTTCTATTTCTTAGCAGTGTGAGTCTACCCACATAGCCTGGTTTTTCTCCTTTGTAGCACTGTGTGCAAATGCAGACAATATGGAGACAGGTAAATGTTCTAGAATTCTCAGTCCTTACCAAAAGTGTTTCACTGTCACTGCCCTTTACAAGGGCTGATTATTATTAATGATGTATTTTATAATAGGCTTTTTAATTCAAGTAAGTGCCTCAATGCTGATCCTCATAAGTCAGTGTTCAGCCATTCTTCAGACAAGGATGAGGTGTTTCCTGTTGTGGAGAGGGAGTTGTTAATCATTTCCTTCTGGAAGATTATTGTTTGTATCGCTTATTTTGTAAGGTCCTCTTTGTGTAAAGAACTAAGTGTGCCATTTCTTTTGTTAATAAATTGTTACTGTAATGAAATATTACTGTGTCTAAATTATTTTCATGCTGGGTGTTCTGACTAAAACATTTAGATATTGGTGAACTTGATTAaaatttttttgatttttatgtcttggAATGTTTCACCTGTatacatgtctgtgcaccatgtgcatgtaagtgtccagagaagccagaagagggtatcagatcaccTGGTGctggatttacagacagttgtgagtcaccatgtaggtgctgggatttgaaccctggtcctctggaagagcagccagtgctttcaaccataaagcaatctctccagccccacttacCAGTAAATTTGAAAGTGCTATCTTAGTGGATGTGGCAGTGCAGGCCTGCttccccagcactcaagaggtagaggcaggggcagggagataggaagatcaAGGTTGTCTCAACAGATAAATAGTATCTCATTATATTTGGAGAATGAGTCACTCAGTTTTTCCAACTGTACACAAGTATCTAATAATAAACAGCTCAATGCTTTTCCTTTGGGGACTCAGTTTCTCTAACAGGAAGGTTATTAGATTTCTTTAAGATCTCTCGGCTCTCACTATGCATGACTCCTGTAATATCAGAATCAGAAAGTTCAAATCTGCATGGTTAGAGCAAGAGAGGCTTTAAGCTGCACATcagaaaagagacaaaaatacCTTAGGATGACAGAACTTAGTGAAACTCCTAATGGGAACACATTTAGAcattttgatgtttgtttgtttgcttgacaCAGGGTCTTGCCATGTCGTCCAGACTGCTGATTCTCtggtctcagcctcctgagtgccagcattacaggcatgcactgttAGGTCTAGCTCGAAGGTACTACCACTTTCTGTACCTATTCTGCAGCCTCTCCCAGGAGGTGTTCTTATACCTTCTCAAAGGACTGTGTGTGGGCATAAGGCTAAGGTTAAGTTCTAGTCTTTTTGCGGCCATGTGGGTATTGTCCCCAACCTCATTCACATTCAGCAGAGTAAAGAAGTGAACTGTTCTAACCAGTCTGTACACGGTGTCTGCACCCACACCAAGCCTCCTGGACCTCGTGGGGAGCACTGTCATTCTTTGTTGTCTCATGCAGCCACCTTAGAGGGCTCTGCTACCCGGTATGTCTTTTAGTGCTTGTGTTCTTGCCCTCTCCATTTAGAACCATTACTTAAGTTGTCTATTGCCAGGTCTAATAGAAAGTTCAGGTACATACACAATTGTAGGGTGGGTTCAAGTCAGGCACAGTGATGCATGctttgtgatcccagcacttaggaggctgaagcaggaagaatgcaagttcaaggccagctaggttACTATATCATGAGACCATGTCCCAACAAACATTGGCTTATGAATCCTCTTGTCTTAAACACTATAAGCTCTTTCCAGTTGGTTACATCTATAGCTTCAGCCACCCTACTTTCCCTGCTAGTGGTGTACTAAAAAGATTTCTCTTGagggtggagaggtggctcagcttaagagcagaagacctgagtttggttctcagcacccacagctcacaactgtctgtgactccagcaccaagaaatccaatgtcctcttctagaCTTGGACAtgtgcactcatgtacacacagacacacacacacacacacacacacacacacacacagctgaaaaGAAATCTTATACACTTTTATAAAGGATTGTAGCCTCATTATAACAGTAAATTCCCAGATTCCTAAGTGTTTGGATTAGAGTTGAGCCAACAATGCTCAACTCTAGTTAGGaattaattaacttaaaaaattacaACTTCTCTGTAGTTCCTTGGTGTTTTCAGGATAAGCTCAAAATTAGAGTTCTGACAGGACCTCAAAAACTATGTCtttaactgggtgtggtggcacatgcctgtcaccccagcattTGGCATGGTGAAGTAGGAGTGCTAGCTTGAAgttagcctgggttacacagcaagatcctgtctcaaaagcaaaacccaaaaaTAATCTCCCCGtaagggagagggaaaaaaaagaaaactagctCTGCCCTTGCTTACACCTCTATCCTTTGTTCTATCATACATTCTTTGCCTAACACACCAACTACTCGCCTTACATGTGCCCAGATGAAACAGCATACTCCCTAGGCCCTTTCCCAGTTCTACCTTGAGTAAGGGCCTCTCAACCTCTTCTACAGActtcctgtcctcctcccctgcctgtCTCAACTGTCCTTTGATCTTAGCAATATTTTCCATAAATGTCCTTTTCTCTTAATCAGTGGGTCCTTTAGGCTCCAACTCCTGTGCTCCTATATAGTCTGTGCATAGTGAGCAAAATGATGCTTCTCATATATTCCTCCTAATATCTGAGCTTCTTGAGGGTGGCAGTACAGAAAGTAAACAGTATTGATATcatatgataaaataaattattattgcAAGCATGAATAAGTTTGGTGGTAATTCCTTCAATTCTTTTCTGGAACATACCTTGAGGCAATTACTGTGCCAGTAATAGCCATAGATTGAAAAAGTATTTAATGATATGTATTAATGAAAAAGTATTTAATGAAGAGATATGTAATGATGTAGGTT harbors:
- the Slc26a2 gene encoding sulfate transporter — its product is MSSENNEQHDLSLRDLPEESYNLPSEVPLEAQRKSSTDFKQLETNDGCRPYRRIHMEPHEKPDINIKQFVIRKLQKNCQCSSTKVRNMIFDFLPVLRWLPKYDLKKNILGDVMSGLIVGILLVPQSIAYSLLAGQEPVYGLYTSFFASIIYFLFGTSRHISVGIFGILCLMIGEVVDRELHKACPDIAVASSSLAMASNGCVVVNHTLDGLCDRSCYAIKIGSTVTFLAGVYQVAMGFFQVGFVSVYLSDALLSGFVTGASFTILTSQAKYLLGLSLPRSNGVGSVITTWIHIFRNIHKTNVCDLITSLLCFLVLLPTKELNEHFKSRLKAPIPIELIVVVAATLASHFGKLNENYNSSIAGKIPTGFMPPKAPDWSLVPNVAVDAIAISIIGFAITVSLSEMFAKKHGYTVKANQEMYAIGFCNIIPSFFHCITTSAALAKTLVKESTGCQTQLSAIVTALVLLLVLLVIAPLFYSLQKCVLAVITIVNLRGALLKFRDLPKMWRLSRMDTVIWVVTMLSSALLSTEIGLLVGVCFSMFCVILRTQKPKFSLLGVEEESETFESISAYKNLQTQPGIKVFRFIAPLYYINKECFKSALYKKTLNPVLVKAAWKKAAKRRLKEETVTFSGIPDDVSVQLSHDPLELHTVVIDCSAIEFLDTAGINTLKEVRRDYEAVGIQVLLAQCNPSVKDSLTRGEYCKKEEENLLFYSLSEAVAFAVDSQKQKGVCVLNGLSLSGD